Proteins encoded by one window of Litoribacterium kuwaitense:
- a CDS encoding phosphodiester glycosidase family protein, which yields MGKRLHLWLLFTFTPFLGFILFFYLETPEKKTPWHALAMEAEPLSQTAKTLDSEIDTTNEQIAAIDQSLKTVQTSLAEEEKFYINQQKQIASLTTTSQSQMTTSDKVLERILSNLLGDPISEKSGDRSTVKVYSLEGAGYRGYMAKVSVHSKDALRANLAHDKVKSPGETTSAAGKRTGATLAINAGGFWHTGDGDMAPMGITVIDGKIETMYESAKKLSFVGFNTSGHLVGGNYTTQKEIKDNHILHGASFTPTLLANGQKLPIPQKWANRREPRTIVGNFSNNDLLFIVIDGRQAGHSNGVSLEEVQNKLLSFQVKDAFNLDGGGSSAFYYNGQLMNKPSDGQERKVPSHILIFS from the coding sequence ATGGGTAAACGATTGCACCTTTGGCTTTTATTTACCTTCACGCCTTTCCTCGGTTTTATATTATTTTTTTATCTTGAAACACCGGAAAAAAAGACCCCTTGGCATGCGTTAGCTATGGAAGCCGAGCCGCTGTCGCAAACAGCAAAAACGCTTGACTCTGAGATTGACACAACAAACGAGCAGATTGCTGCAATTGACCAATCCCTAAAAACCGTGCAAACCTCGCTCGCTGAAGAAGAAAAATTTTATATTAACCAGCAAAAACAAATCGCAAGCTTGACAACGACGAGCCAATCACAAATGACTACTTCAGACAAAGTGCTCGAACGTATTTTGTCTAACCTGTTAGGCGATCCTATTTCAGAAAAAAGCGGGGATCGGTCAACGGTGAAAGTCTACTCTCTTGAAGGCGCCGGCTATCGTGGATATATGGCTAAAGTGAGCGTGCATTCGAAAGATGCTTTGCGAGCCAACTTGGCACACGATAAAGTGAAAAGCCCGGGAGAAACGACAAGCGCAGCTGGAAAACGGACAGGTGCAACACTCGCGATTAACGCTGGCGGCTTTTGGCACACAGGCGATGGAGATATGGCACCGATGGGAATTACAGTCATTGACGGGAAAATTGAAACAATGTATGAGAGTGCCAAAAAGCTGTCTTTCGTCGGCTTTAATACATCAGGACACCTCGTCGGCGGCAACTATACAACGCAAAAAGAAATTAAAGATAATCATATTTTACACGGTGCCAGCTTTACCCCTACCCTTTTAGCAAACGGGCAAAAATTACCGATCCCTCAGAAATGGGCAAACCGCCGAGAACCGAGAACGATCGTCGGTAATTTCTCCAATAATGATTTATTATTTATCGTGATCGACGGACGCCAAGCCGGTCATAGTAACGGCGTTTCCTTAGAAGAAGTGCAAAATAAATTGTTAAGCTTTCAAGTAAAAGATGCGTTCAACTTAGACGGTGGAGGTTCAAGTGCATTTTATTATAATGGACAGTTAATGAACAAACCTTCCGACGGGCAGGAACGAAAAGTACCAAGCCATATTTTAATTTTTTCATAA
- a CDS encoding permease, whose product MNTLKQYRFFFVLLFGLIIVTFINQSIGWQAFQLTGKSIMDMLFLLPPVLIFVGLLDKWVAKETLIRYMGEKSGLYGIMFALLLGGIAAGPLYVAFPIAVTLLKKGASLRYIVFFLGVWTTAKLPIVVYELSSFGLLFTLIHICFGLLFFYFLGVLSEKMFDRRKLLKYDITEDA is encoded by the coding sequence CGGGCTCATCATAGTGACTTTTATAAACCAATCGATAGGGTGGCAGGCATTTCAATTAACTGGAAAAAGCATTATGGATATGCTGTTTCTACTCCCTCCTGTTTTGATATTCGTCGGTTTACTAGACAAATGGGTGGCGAAAGAAACACTGATTAGATATATGGGGGAAAAATCAGGATTGTATGGCATCATGTTCGCTCTATTATTAGGAGGAATTGCGGCTGGTCCCCTTTATGTAGCATTCCCTATTGCGGTAACACTTCTAAAAAAAGGGGCAAGTCTACGATATATTGTATTTTTTTTAGGCGTTTGGACAACCGCAAAATTGCCAATTGTCGTTTATGAATTGTCTTCATTCGGTTTGCTGTTTACGCTTATTCATATTTGTTTTGGCCTCTTGTTCTTCTATTTCTTGGGTGTTCTTTCTGAAAAGATGTTTGACCGACGAAAACTATTGAAGTATGACATCACAGAAGATGCTTGA